A single window of Pseudophryne corroboree isolate aPseCor3 chromosome 5, aPseCor3.hap2, whole genome shotgun sequence DNA harbors:
- the TTR gene encoding transthyretin: MALHLGFKNLPSTRVPFLKAHGTHGQVDSECALMIKVLDAVRGTPAAKLRAKLLKQKDDKSWDLLNSGITSSDGEIHSLITEEQFVEGIYKLQFATKPFWSKLGLSPFHEFVDVVFTANDAGHRHYTIAVLLTPYSFSTTAVVSDLLQEAHD, translated from the exons ATGGCCTTGCACCTGGGTTTTAAAAATCTGCCATCTACAAGAGTTCCATTTCTTAAA GCACATGGCACACATGGGCAAGTAGATTCTGAGTGTGCTCTGATGATAAAAGTATTGGATGCTGTAAGAGGGACCCCAGCAGCCAAACTGCGTGCCAAGTTATTGAAACAGAAAGATGACAAAAGCTGGGACCTGCTGAATTCTGG GATAACATCTTCCGATGGAGAAATCCACAGCCTCATCACTGAAGAACAATTTGTTGAAGGAATATATAAACTGCAATTTGCAACCAAACCTTTTTGGAGCAAGCTGGGTCTTTCACCATTCCATGAATTTGTTGAT GTGGTGTTTACTGCTAATGATGCTGGTCACCGTCACTACACAATTGCTGTGCTCCTCACTCCGTATTCCTTCTCCACAACCGCTGTGGTCAGTGATCTGCTGCAGGAAGCCCATGACTGA